The genomic DNA gtgtgcgtgtgtgtacatGCAGGTTCAAATGTACACAAACACCCGTCTGGTTTATATTTGGTTAAATGTCTAGCAAGTTTCACTTTGACTGCAAGCATTTTGTCAACATCAGCAAGCGTGTGGCGCAGTTCTGCCTGGATATATCATCTGGGTACATAATTTGAATTGGTTGCCACAAACTTGACTTTAATGGGTGTAAATTGCATTCCTAGAATAAGTTGGGACTACTTCAGAagcttcctgtcagcctgcttcGTCTGTTTCAATGTTGGTTTTCTTCTTGTGTGTTTGGGATTATTTTCCCAAACACATACAATTATTAAGCATGCTGATGGCTGCTTAATTCTTGGTACAGTGTTTGAATTTTGTCTCATGTGACCACGAAACATTTCTCTTGATACAGTTGACTTGTCGATGTGGAGTGTGAAGTGAAGCTAGAAGTGGTCTATTTTGAGGCAGGTGTTTCTATCTTGTCTCACATCCTCTTAGTTTATAGTAATTTCAAACTGGCTTCAAAGTCGACTAAGgcagctgtttttctgcagtttcttttaCACTGTAGAAAATGACTcatttgttgaattattttccaTCCGACGGTGGTAGCTTGGTGCAGTTCGGATTAATGGTTGAACCTCGGACACAGTTGGATGTTACAACAGAAAAGTGATCCATAACACACTGGGAAGCTTGTTTCTCAAAGCCCTGACCTTAACCCCACTAAAGATTTATAGAGACTGCTGAAATGCTCAGTTATTCTATATTTGGTGATGAGACTGGGAGTAAACATGACCCACATTTCTGAGTGggtcatgttttttaattttgtaatatgGCTTAAAACAGGGCTTACAATGATCACTGACCTGTTTAGGAATGCGGAATAACTTAAACCTTTTGAGTAATAATGAACTGAACAGCGCAAACTAAATGTCAGCGGAGCCACTTCTGTGTTGGCTTGAGAAGGTTCCTGTTGGTCGTGGGAAAATGATTCAGCCTCTTTTAATGCTAGCAAGGAAAGCCATGAACTTGAAATGGCTCAGAAGGTCTTGGCTTTTTTTGTCGTTGGGTCATATTTGTGACATAGGTtaatcaaaatagaaaaagaagaaacaggaacAAGAAAGAAGCAGAGTAACAATTTATACCGGTTATATTCGCAACCTTTCTGCGGACCGTGGGGAGCGGGGGGGGTGGGAGGGGTGTGTGCGCATTGTGAGGATCGAGACCGACGCcgactcattctgctgcatgttggcgcgcaagacgtaaccgacagcatccggtttaggattttcaaaattaaagctCATCcggactcaatacatagaacggacatatttaattatttcttgcgcggcccggaggttggggaccactgccttaAGGGACATAAGTCATCTAGAACTGGTCCCCATTTTGTAAACCTTTCTTCCCACTTATCCCCAATATTTCAATAGGATTTAGATCAGGGAAACATTGAAGGTGGTCCAAAAAACAGATATTACAGTCCTGGAGGAAGCCTTTGTCAGACAGGTGCTGTGAAGTGCAGTGTTGTCCTGTTGaaataaacaatcaaatttctaaaaactgcagctgctcATACTAGAAAAATTAATACTGACTTTCTCTCTCCATTAGATGTTGAGGATGACTGTGTGGCTTTGTGTAGGAGTGTTTCTGTGGGGCTTTGCTTCTTGCTCCATCAGATGTCCTGATGGGAGCTCCTGCTCTAATATGGAAACCTGTTGCCAAACTGTTCATGGATATAGCTGCTGTCCATATCCAAAGGTACGTCACATTCTTTTAAACACTGAAACGTTTAAGTCACTGGTGTGGTGATGTAGTAGTaggcttaaaaaaaacttgtgttgCTGATTCTCTGTCCTTGCATTTGTCTGGGTGAAGGCTGTCTGCTGCAGTGACCTAGCCCACTGCTGTCCCTCAGGTTATAGCTGTGACCTTGCCACTCAGACGTGTGTGAAGCAATACCAACCATGGATCACCATACCGATTGTGAGGAAAGTGGCTGCAGAGGTGTCGAGCACCCCTGATCTCTCTCTGACCCCTTTTGAGGaggtcaaacaaaacaattccCCAGAACAATTAAAAAGTTCAGGTGTTTACTGTGACAGCTATACCATGTGTCCTGATGGCACGACTTGCTGTAAACACCCAAAGAGTGGCTGGTCCTGCTGCCCCTTCTCTCCTGTAAGTAGACCTGCAAACTGATGAGCAATTAATCACTTTCTGGGagaaattcctttttttttcttcttttcaatcCAGTTCTTGAAAGCATGTTTTGCTGTTCTTGAACTAATTTCTACATacgttgtttttgtcttgtagGCCAAATGTTGCCTGGACGGCTTCCACTGTTGTCCGTACGGTTATGACTGTGACCACACTTACACTCAATGTGTCAGAGAAGGACTGGAGGATCTGTTCACCTACAAAAAATTTCTGACTTCAGTCCCAGCCTATCTTCTTTCAGTCTCTGAGAACAAAAGCACTAAGAAGGAGGTATACTACAGTATGGCagcttttctttccatttatattTCTGCTCCCCTTAGCGGCCACAAATGTATAgcacctttaaaaaatataaaaataaagattgacaaaaatgaaaattaaaaatacatttaaacagatACAGAAAAAATGGTCAgcttgtttgtttagtttttatctaatttttgtttttctaccttAATTTTGCAGACAGCACTGACAGCTCTGACAGAAGCCAGTGTGAGCTCCTTCAATCAGGGAGTCATTCGCTGTGATGACAAATTTTACTGCCCGGATGGCTCAAGTTGCTGCAAGGGACCCAAAGACAAGTGGAACTGCTGTCCTTACCCACTGGTATGACTTACAAAACTGTTCTGTTATTTGGGAATCATTGGCATGCGCTAGTTATGTGCTTAAAGCAAAAAGTAATTTGGGATACAGAAACTCTATCTGTTCTGTCCAGAAATATAGAATGAATATTGCTGGATTGCTAGAAATATTTTGtgactgcttttgttttaactcTGTGAATAATTTTCAGGGCGTGTGCTGTGCGGATGGTAAGCACTGCTGTGAGTATGGATACCAATGTAACCCCTCTTCCTCCAAATGCACAACATAGAACACATGAAGACGACTTGGACACATCAAAAGCACTGAAATTGCATTATTTGTTTGTACTTGGAGAGTTTTACTCTCGGTTTTTGCTCAACATTTCCAATAAAGTCATTTAATGCCTTATTACCTCATGTAGGTTGTCTCCAGATGACAGTTTTCTGAGATTATTATGAGGGTCTATCTGCTTTCAAGCTTGGTCAGGTCAAAGCTTTTTGactgaaaacatatttagagATGCAAAAAATGACAGCTTATACCAGCTTCTTATTTTCATTAACTGTTTCTAAGTTTTCTCCTGTTCATTATGACCTGctttgcaaattaaaatgaggaacgaatattttatgacatttcAAATGTTGACAATTAGAATTGAATTGCAGATTGttcttgtttaaataaagttacatacctttgtcaaaaatgtttgtcactTGCCAAAAGTTGATCatgattttcatattttacaagCACTGTCTCTACCTTTCTGTAATATATTTGTTGTCAACTGAATGATAGAAAGACTGGGGAAGAATAAATATACGGAACATGAACATCTGGACAGTTTTACATGTAATGCTCAAAGACCAACTGCTGCATGCTTGTAGGCATTTGGGTAAGAAATGCCTACAAGCATGCAGCAAACAGGCAAGCATACATACTAAATGAAGAAGTAGGCAGAATAATTGAGTAGGCcaatgtcaaaataaatcatacagcaacaacacaaagtattggGGTTGTGCCTTTACACATGGACTTCTGTAACATACTATTTTTAAAGCACAGGCTGTCCTGACAGAGACCCACAATATAGTCCCCCTACAACATTATGCGCTCTTCATTAAGCTAACAGTAAACTGGCAGCTACCTGACTGGAACCAAAAAATAGactctttaaaatatatgttgGCCGTGGTGATTTACCTTGATTGCGTGGCTAAACTGTACACAGTAATGTACTGCATTACGATTTGTAATGTGTATTAAGAGTACATGAGCTTTAATGAATTGTTTTTTGCAGACACCACTGACTAAGTTAACTGATACCAGTAGCAACACCTTTGAGGAGTGAATCTTCTCTTGGGATCACCAGAAAGTTCCAAACGGACAGTTTCCATCACtgctcaacattttttttatatatatattttataaggCTCTATTGCCACTGCCAGTTTTAGAAAAGAGTAAATCTTGAGAACTCTGTTTGGCTCAAATAAACTCAGTTGAACCAAAGAATTGCAAGAGTTGCTGCCCATGTCCTGGATGTGTGGTTGGCTGACTAAAGCTACAGTTCCCTATGAGTGGTTGagattgcatttttttcccccttctacTCTTATTTTCACTTGAAGtattaaaaaattgtattttgacACAATTTCTGGAGAGCATTTGGCCAACTTTAGTACACCACAAAATGTAACTTAATGTTGggtgttttttattaaactggtATATCGAACGTTTTGGTGATCgtcagctgcatttttttttaacttatggTTCTGAAAATTCTTAATATGCTGGGGAAACGACCTGAAATGTCAGTTTTCTTGAATTACTGCCTTCTCATGTTTGCGTCCAACATACTCCGGTGCGAGAGGGGGCGACATTTTAAACTGGTAAAGTAATCCGCAGATAAAAGCGGCTTGTCTGTTTGAATGCAAAGAGCGGAAATGTTCTTTGACTGGAGTAGCTTTCCTCGTGTGTCCGAAAGGTCTTAAGTGggtaaaactgtgaaaatgagCCAGCTGGAGGAGCTAAAGTTGTTTGTGGCTGGGCGACTGCGAACTGCTACATCCGAAATCCTTGATGTTATCGACAAAACTATAGAAGCGTACGAGCAAGAGGTCACCCGGctgaaggaggaaaacaagCGCCACTCATCTCTGCTGGAGATTATCCTGAAGAAAAAGTTGCCAAAGAAACAAGGTCAGTCCATGCCGTATTGGTTTGAATCGCATGGTTAATGAATTCAACAGAAATTATGGTTTATTGTGTCTGCCTGTTTAATTAATCACAAACATCCCATTTCAAACAAACTGTCCACCTTATTCCCAGCCCCCATTAGACTTTGCGTGAATTATGGGTGCGATTTCCGCCTTGAATCACTTGTTTACGTTAGTAACACGCTAATCCTCTTTAGTGACGGGTTTTTGCTATGAAATACGTGGGAACACCAAGCACAGTTGTTGAGTTGTTAGTTATTGCAAGTAAACACCTGTACctgtttggggatttttttaaaatagaaatccTAGTGCA from Gambusia affinis linkage group LG14, SWU_Gaff_1.0, whole genome shotgun sequence includes the following:
- the LOC122843526 gene encoding progranulin-like, translating into MLRMTVWLCVGVFLWGFASCSIRCPDGSSCSNMETCCQTVHGYSCCPYPKAVCCSDLAHCCPSGYSCDLATQTCVKQYQPWITIPIVRKVAAEVSSTPDLSLTPFEEVKQNNSPEQLKSSGVYCDSYTMCPDGTTCCKHPKSGWSCCPFSPAKCCLDGFHCCPYGYDCDHTYTQCVREGLEDLFTYKKFLTSVPAYLLSVSENKSTKKETALTALTEASVSSFNQGVIRCDDKFYCPDGSSCCKGPKDKWNCCPYPLGVCCADGKHCCEYGYQCNPSSSKCTT